The following are encoded together in the Cryptosporangium phraense genome:
- the pqqA gene encoding pyrroloquinoline quinone precursor peptide PqqA, whose amino-acid sequence MEWETPSFEEVSVAPEVTMYMGTLEP is encoded by the coding sequence ATGGAGTGGGAGACGCCTTCGTTCGAGGAAGTCTCGGTCGCCCCCGAGGTGACCATGTACATGGGCACGCTGGAGCCCTGA
- a CDS encoding PQQ-dependent dehydrogenase, methanol/ethanol family, whose protein sequence is MTVEYVDAGEAVDQGRLSGKVAGGEVAPPVTENVTYERILDARSEPENWLTYYGAHDGQRFSPLDQINTENVKRLLPAWVFQAGSSGIIAGASTYSFEATPIVVDGIMFLSGWDGWVWALDAATGTEIWRYKHAIPFDVSLCCGNVNRGVAVARNKVFFVTANAHLIALDATTGKKVWDKVKGDVRAGESATSAPIVIKDMVVVGSAGGEFGVRGHLDAFDLESGEHRWRSYMVPKPGEPGAETWPADGEAWARGGGNPWLVGTFDPDTNLMYWGTGNPAPDFDGGVREGDNLYTDSVVAVDVDSGEIRWHYQCTPHDVWDYDSISECILFEHDGRKLLGHFDKNGYFFVLDRTNGERVSITPFVDRITWGAITRDGQVAAKVYPDEEGVPVHFYPGPAGAKEWTHASYSPRTGLFYVPVQDVGATATRRRREFKESIPYWGAGVQVDIEEAVGYVSAFDANGDEKWRWRNELPMCASTLVTGGDVVFAGEPSGEFNALDARTGEQLWQFQCGSGHHSSPITYAVNGRQYVAVPVGWGGWAEGFLPGMLGAGHGSALFVFALPE, encoded by the coding sequence ATGACCGTCGAGTACGTGGACGCGGGCGAGGCCGTCGACCAGGGCCGGCTGTCCGGCAAGGTCGCCGGCGGCGAGGTCGCCCCGCCCGTCACCGAGAACGTCACCTACGAGCGCATTCTGGACGCCCGCTCGGAACCCGAGAACTGGCTCACCTACTACGGAGCCCACGACGGCCAGCGGTTCAGCCCGCTCGACCAGATCAACACCGAGAACGTCAAGCGCCTGCTGCCCGCGTGGGTGTTCCAGGCCGGCAGCAGCGGCATCATCGCGGGCGCATCGACGTACTCGTTCGAGGCGACGCCGATCGTCGTCGACGGCATCATGTTCCTGTCCGGCTGGGACGGCTGGGTCTGGGCCCTGGACGCGGCGACCGGCACCGAGATCTGGCGCTACAAGCACGCGATCCCGTTCGACGTCTCGCTGTGCTGCGGGAACGTCAACCGGGGCGTCGCGGTGGCCCGGAACAAGGTCTTCTTCGTCACCGCCAACGCGCACCTGATCGCGCTCGACGCGACGACCGGCAAGAAGGTCTGGGACAAGGTCAAGGGCGACGTCCGGGCCGGGGAGAGCGCCACCAGCGCGCCGATCGTCATCAAGGACATGGTCGTCGTCGGCAGCGCCGGTGGCGAATTCGGCGTCCGCGGGCACCTCGACGCGTTCGACCTGGAGAGCGGCGAACACCGCTGGCGGTCGTACATGGTGCCGAAGCCCGGCGAGCCGGGCGCCGAGACCTGGCCGGCCGACGGCGAGGCCTGGGCCCGCGGCGGCGGCAACCCGTGGCTGGTCGGGACGTTCGACCCGGACACGAACCTGATGTACTGGGGCACCGGCAACCCGGCGCCCGACTTCGACGGCGGCGTCCGCGAGGGCGACAACCTGTACACCGACAGCGTCGTCGCGGTCGACGTCGACTCGGGCGAGATCCGCTGGCACTACCAGTGCACCCCGCACGACGTCTGGGACTACGACAGCATCTCGGAGTGCATCCTGTTCGAGCACGACGGGCGCAAGCTGCTCGGGCACTTCGACAAGAACGGCTACTTCTTCGTCCTCGACCGCACGAACGGCGAGCGGGTCTCGATCACGCCGTTCGTCGACCGGATCACCTGGGGCGCGATCACCCGCGACGGCCAGGTCGCGGCCAAGGTCTATCCCGACGAAGAGGGCGTGCCGGTGCACTTCTACCCGGGCCCGGCCGGGGCCAAGGAGTGGACCCACGCCTCCTACAGCCCGCGCACCGGCCTGTTCTACGTCCCGGTGCAAGACGTCGGGGCCACGGCCACCCGGCGCCGCCGGGAGTTCAAGGAGAGCATCCCGTACTGGGGCGCGGGCGTTCAGGTCGACATCGAGGAGGCGGTCGGCTACGTCAGCGCGTTCGACGCCAACGGCGACGAGAAGTGGCGCTGGCGCAACGAGCTCCCGATGTGCGCGTCGACGCTGGTCACCGGCGGTGACGTCGTGTTCGCGGGCGAGCCGTCGGGCGAGTTCAACGCGCTCGACGCCCGCACCGGGGAGCAGCTGTGGCAGTTCCAGTGCGGCAGCGGCCACCACAGCAGCCCGATCACGTACGCGGTGAACGGACGGCAGTACGTGGCGGTCCCGGTCGGCTGGGGCGGCTGGGCCGAGGGGTTCCTGCCCGGCATGCTCGGCGCCGGCCACGGCAGCGCCCTGTTCGTGTTCGCCCTGCCGGAATAG
- the pqqB gene encoding pyrroloquinoline quinone biosynthesis protein PqqB, with the protein MKARVLGSAAGGGSPQWNCHCDVCTAVRSGAGHPRTQSSLAVTVDDRQWFLFNASPDVRTQVDGLRLSAVLLTDAELDHTAGLLLLREADVVELYATPAVYETLHDGSGLLPLLARYCRVEWRPVDLGVEFVLAPGLSCRAFDVPTTKRDRFGVGVGAGRVVGYRITDTHSGGTLVYLPGAQALPSLDPADVLLFDGSFFRDDEMGPARTARDMGHLPILDSLEPLSGFRRVIYVHINNTNPILLDDSPERRAVEARGLEVAMDGLEIEL; encoded by the coding sequence GTGAAGGCGCGGGTGCTCGGCTCGGCGGCCGGCGGTGGCTCGCCGCAGTGGAACTGCCACTGCGACGTCTGCACCGCGGTCCGGTCCGGCGCCGGGCACCCGCGCACCCAGTCGTCCCTCGCGGTGACGGTCGACGACCGTCAGTGGTTCCTGTTCAACGCCTCGCCGGACGTCCGGACGCAGGTCGACGGCCTGCGCCTGTCCGCGGTACTTCTCACCGACGCCGAGCTCGACCACACCGCCGGGCTGCTGTTGCTCCGCGAGGCGGACGTCGTCGAGCTGTACGCCACCCCGGCGGTGTACGAGACGCTCCACGACGGCTCGGGGCTGTTGCCGTTGCTCGCGAGGTACTGCCGGGTCGAGTGGCGCCCGGTGGATCTCGGCGTGGAGTTCGTGCTGGCCCCGGGGCTGTCGTGCCGGGCGTTCGACGTCCCGACGACCAAGCGCGACCGGTTCGGGGTGGGCGTCGGGGCCGGCCGGGTGGTCGGGTACCGGATCACCGACACCCACTCCGGCGGGACGCTGGTCTACCTGCCGGGCGCGCAGGCGCTGCCGTCGCTCGACCCCGCCGACGTGCTGCTGTTCGACGGCTCGTTCTTCCGCGACGACGAGATGGGCCCGGCCCGCACCGCCCGGGACATGGGGCACCTCCCGATTCTCGACAGCCTCGAGCCGTTGTCCGGCTTCCGGCGGGTGATCTACGTCCACATCAACAACACGAATCCGATCCTGCTCGACGACTCGCCCGAGCGGCGGGCCGTCGAGGCGCGCGGCCTGGAGGTAGCCATGGACGGCCTGGAGATCGAGCTATGA
- the pqqC gene encoding pyrroloquinoline-quinone synthase PqqC: MTAVLGTDFVATLRAHSQRYHDAHPFHVRMNEGRCTPEQLRGWVANRFYYQEAIPRKDAAILSNCPDVDVRRRWIRRITDHDGSVPGSDGEPGDGGIEAWLRLGEAAGLTREEILDHRHLVPGVRFAVDAYVNFCRTRPWVEAVASSLTELFAPDLMASRLAAFERYYPWIEPSGLEYFRNRLTQAPRDCSHALEVVTTYCLSAESQAAAVDALSFKCDVLWSQLDAIDKAYP; encoded by the coding sequence ATGACCGCGGTACTCGGTACGGACTTCGTCGCCACGCTGCGGGCCCACTCCCAGCGCTACCACGACGCCCACCCGTTCCACGTCCGCATGAACGAGGGACGTTGCACCCCGGAGCAGCTGCGCGGGTGGGTGGCCAACCGCTTCTACTACCAGGAAGCCATCCCGCGGAAGGACGCGGCGATCCTCTCCAACTGCCCGGACGTGGACGTCCGACGGCGCTGGATCCGGCGGATCACCGACCACGACGGCAGTGTTCCCGGTAGTGACGGGGAGCCCGGCGACGGCGGGATCGAGGCCTGGCTGCGGCTGGGGGAGGCGGCGGGCCTCACCCGGGAGGAGATCCTCGACCATCGGCACCTGGTGCCGGGCGTGCGCTTCGCGGTCGACGCGTACGTGAACTTCTGCCGGACGCGGCCGTGGGTGGAGGCGGTGGCCTCGTCGCTCACCGAGCTGTTCGCGCCGGACCTGATGGCCTCGCGGTTGGCTGCTTTCGAGCGGTACTACCCGTGGATCGAGCCGTCGGGGCTGGAGTACTTCCGGAACCGGCTGACCCAGGCGCCGCGCGACTGCTCGCACGCGCTGGAGGTCGTGACGACGTACTGCCTCTCGGCCGAGTCCCAGGCTGCGGCCGTCGATGCGCTGTCGTTCAAGTGCGACGTGCTGTGGAGCCAGCTGGACGCGATCGACAAGGCGTACCCGTGA
- the pqqD gene encoding pyrroloquinoline quinone biosynthesis peptide chaperone PqqD — protein sequence MSRPRLARHVRLTFDTTRQKPILLLPETVVVLNATGAAILEQCDGSRTVAEIEESLAVRYRTVPAGEVQRFVDGLVARRCVELADG from the coding sequence GTGAGCCGGCCCCGGTTGGCGCGGCACGTGCGGCTGACGTTCGACACCACCCGGCAGAAGCCGATCCTGCTGCTGCCGGAGACGGTCGTGGTGCTCAACGCGACCGGCGCGGCGATCCTCGAGCAGTGCGACGGGTCGCGGACCGTGGCCGAGATCGAGGAGTCGCTGGCCGTGCGGTACCGGACGGTGCCGGCCGGGGAGGTCCAGCGGTTCGTCGACGGGCTGGTGGCCCGGCGGTGCGTGGAGCTGGCCGATGGCTGA